Within Limisalsivibrio acetivorans, the genomic segment AAACCCGTCGAGCATAAAGTAGACCGCCCATAGCAGTCCCCAGAGTGCAAACCAGATTGTTTCTAACATTACTGCACCTCCCCTGCGGTCTGAGCGTTTTTAGGAGCTTCAGGACCTTTTCTGGCAAATTTAAAAAGAAGGTATATATCTACAACGCCAAGGGTTCCGTAGAAGACGAGGAAGCCGAGGAGCGAGAGGAATACCTGTGAAGTAGTTATATTAACCGATACCGCATCGGATGTTTTCATGAGTCCGTAAACGATCCAGGGCTGTCTGCCAACCTCTGCAACAATCCAGCCCACCTGTGCCGCAATATAGGGGAGTGGTATGGAATAGAGCAGAACCCTTAGAAGGAGCGTCTTGTTCTCTATAACACCCTTTCTCGAATAGTAGTATGCAAGCACAGTGAGCAGAAGGAACAGTGTTCCAAGACCCACCATGATACGGAAGCTGAAGAATGTCAGCCCCACAGGAGGACGTTCATCTTTTGGAATATCCTTAAGACCTGTCACCTCGGCATTGGGACTGTGATAAGCGAGTATGGATGCGAGCTTGGGGAGGGGGAGTATTTCTACACTGTTGCGCTCGTTCTCAGAATCGGGTACTGCGAACATTATAACGGGAGCACCTTCCTGGGTTTCCCATATAGATTCCATAGCGGCAAATTTTGAGGGCTGTGTTTTAGCAACCTCTGCAGCGTGGAAATCACCAATGAGAAATACTGCAAAAGCGGAAAGGAGACCGAATACCGAGGCTATCTTCATGGATTTTTTGAAGAGCTGTATCTCATTCTTCTTAAGGAGATGGTATGCGGATATTCCCATCACGAAGAATGCGCCTATCACCCAGCCGCTGGATACGGTGTGGAAGAATTTAAGCCAGGCATAGGGTGAAAATATTACAGCAACGAAGTCTACGAGTTCTGCCCTTCCGTTGCGTAGCTCATAGCCCACAGGATGCTGCATCCAGCCGTTTGCAATCAGAATCCATAGTGCTGAAAGGTTTGAACCGAGGGCAACCATCCAGATGGCGAAAAGGTGCGCCTTCTTTGATACCTTTTTCCAGCCGAAGATCCAGACACCGAGGAAAGTAGATTCAAGGAAAAATGCGACAGTAGCCTCGATGGCAAGGGGGGCTCCGAAGATATCACCCACATACTTAGAGTATTCAGCCCAGTTCATACCAAACTGAAACTCAAGGGTTATACCGGTTACTACTCCGATGGCGAAGTTGATAAGAAAGAGTTTACCCCAGAATTTCGTCATTCTGAGATAGTCCTGGTCACCGGTTCTCACATAGATAGTCTGCATAATAGCAACAAGTATAACCAGGCCAAGGGTCAGCGGTACGAAAATAAAATGAAAACCCGCTGTCATTGCGAACTGAAGCCGCGATAGCATTAATGCGTCCATATATACCTCCTAAGGAATTAAATACCTGCTTCGACCATACTGCAACCAAAGTTTGGACAATTTGTGTCCAATTAAATGAACCAAAAAAACTTCTTCTTTCGATACAGCCCGCACACTGTAGTTTCAGATCTGTTTATCCGTTATTATTAACTTATCTATTTTATACTATCCTTGTCTATTTTTTGTCAAGACTAATTGTACCTTTTTACTCTTATTATAACATGCAGATATATTGAACTTTTTATCCTAGTCAAGAAGTATGAATTGATGGGGTTTATGCGTATTGTATACAGTATGCATTGAATGACTCTGTAAACCGGTGTCGATTATTGATTTATCCAATGCCGTAATGGTTACTAATTGGCTGATCAGCGGGGGGAACCCTGGTCTTAATTTATCTGGGAAATTCATCCTCCTGAGAATTTCCCTGCCGCTATGCTCGGCAAAGCCTTCGCTTCGCTTACTTCCGGCTACATAAATTGAAAACAATTCAATTTAGTTGCGCCTTCAGGGCTTCCATACTTGGAAGCCTGTTACGTAACAACCTCAAATGTATGATTAGCATAAGCTTTCATGGATGAAAGCTGCTTGCGTAAGTGAGAGGAAGTCTCTTTCTTCGAACGGCAGAATAATTTCCATGGATGGAAAATTATTCAGATAGATAAAGGAGTTTTTAAGGGGATCCTAAGGGGAAAGTTTTCCCTAAAAATTTATCCTTAGTCTTATTCTTTACATAATCACATCCAAAATTAGTCACTAATCTCTTTGTCTTGCGCTTTCGCGCCCCATACTTTTTAAAAAAGTATGCAAAACTATTCCCTCATGGTTTTACATCCCCCATTGTTACTCATTTATTATCATAAATTCGTAAGTGATGGGGGTACCCTCATTTCACTCTTTTTCCACCTGAAATTTTGCTAATGCTGAGGAGTGTAACCGCATATCATACGTGAAAGTATTCAATATTTAGGATTACCTCGTCTGTCATATGCGGCCAAAACTTCCAGGCGGTTCCAAAAGAGCTTATTCGGCTGTAAAACATTCGGGGAAGATTAAGAGCGTTTGTGACAAAACTAGTTGTTGGCTACTAGTAACCACCTAACTGAAAAACCTCTTCACATCACACGTTGTTTTCTCTTGAGTGTAAACGTTATAGCTACCGATTAAATCTATGGAATTTCCCATCCATGGAAATTCCATTGTTGTTCAAGCGGGGGAACCCCACTCTCTCGTACTTCCGGCTACATCAGACCAGCAAAGCTGTTCTTCCTTTCGCCTTCAAGGCTTCCATCCATGGAAGCCTGTTGAGTAGCAACCATATTTGTATGATTAGCATAAGCTTTCATGGATGAAAGCTGCTTGCGTAAGTGAGAAGGAAGTCTCTTTCTTCGAACGGCAGAATAATTTCCATGGATGGAAAATTATTCAGATAGATAAAGGAGTTTTTGAGGGGTGCGGGGAACTTTGTTCCCTAAAAAGTTCCCTGCGATCTTAGGTTTACTAATCTATGGAAGCCTTTTGCATTTCAACCTTGCTTGTATGATTAGCATAAGCTTTCATGGACGAAAGCTCGCTTGCGTAAGTGAGAAGGAAGATTCTCAATCACCCCTTCAGCCAAAGGGCAGAGAATGGAGCCTCCTGAGCCATGCCTTTGAGGTCTGCTATACTTGTTTGAGCTAGGTCGGAGTAAAACTTCTCAAAAGCGTTTTTTACGATAACCAGTATGGCGCATCCCGGAACGGCATCGCAATCCCTCTGCTCATACTGACATGCAACGGTGGATTCTCCGTCCTCGAAGATCCGGAATATATCCGCAAAGGTTATATCGGAAGCATCACGGCCAAGGGTATACCCTCCCTTCACGCCGGGAGTTGCGCTAACAATCCCTTCCCGGCTGAGATCCTGCATAACCTTCGCCAGATATGTCTTTGATATATTCTGACGCTGGGCCAGCTCCTCAAGCTGAACAGCATCCCTTTCTTTATATGCTAAATATAAAACAGTATGTAGAGCATACTCAGTTTTCTTGGACATCCTCATATTCCGCACCCTCTTGAGGAATTTAGACAATTATTTAATTTATTTCAAGTTTTAGTATCCATCCATACCTGATATAATCGTTAAAAAATTCAAGGATTGGCAAAAATGGTAGAAACCGCTGTATTCGATCTGGACGGCACCGTCCTAGATACCCTTAACGATATCCACGAATCGCTCATGGAAACCCTTGAGCTGAACGGTCGACCCACATTTGATATAGATGTAACAGCAGGCTATGTGGGCAACGGGTTGCCAAAGCTTCTGGAAAGAGCAGTGGGTAAAGAGTATTACACCGAAGAACTATTGGAACACTTCAGGGATGTGTACAACCGCAGAATGGTTGAGACAACAACCTATTACTCCGGTGTAGAAGAGATGCTTTCCGTTCTGAAAAGCATGGGAATCCGGCTCATTGTCCTCTCAAATAAGGCCCGCATTTTCACAGACGGGATCATTACAGGTCTTGGTGCCGACAGGTACTTCGATGCCTGGTACGGTGGAGACAGCTTCCCAGAGAAAAAGCCCTCCCCACTCCCCTTACAGGTCATAATGCGGCGCTTCGCTTCCCCCATCGAGAAAACGGTGATTATCGGCGATAATTACACCGATATTGAATCGGGGCACGCCGCCGGGGTAAAAACTTGCTTTTGCGAATACGGATATGGTAAACTCGCCTCCGTCGAGCCGGATTACAGGGCATCTAAACCCAGCGATATTACATTATTTGTGAGGGATTTATGAACAAGATTGCCGTATTTGCCGATTTTATTCATTACGACAGCCGCATAGAGGAAAACAAGTATCTCCTTATTGATGGAGAAATCATAGAAGGACTGGCAGATAAGGCCCCCGATGGGTACGATATTAAAGAGAAGAAGAACGCAGCAATATTCCCTGCACTGATCAACACCCATACCCACCTTCCTATGTCCATATTCAGAGGGATGGCCGATGACCTGCCTCTCATGGACTGGCTCCAGAATCATATATGGCCGGCCGAAACAAAGTGGCTCTCCGATGAGTTCGTTCATGATGCCACCCTCCTCTCATGCATGGAGATGATACGATGCGGAACATCCACTGCCTTTGATATGTATTTCTTCTCAGGAGAAATTGCATCTGCCCTTTCCATGACGGGTCTCAAGGGTGTGGTAGGCGTTGGTGTACTGGATTTCCCAACAAAGTTTGCCAACAACGCCGATGAGTACATCAAGAAAGCTTCGGACCTTTACCACAGATACAAGGAACATCCGGATATCGATGTTTCCCTCTGTCCCCATGCGCCCTATACAGTGAGCCCTGAAAACTATCTTAAATGCGTTGATTTCTGCGGAAAGCACGACCTTGTTCTGCATACACACCTTGCAGAGACCGCCTTTGAGATAGGGCAGATAAAAGAGAAATACGGCAAAACACCCGTTGAAATAATGAACGAATCCGGCGCATTCGATATACGCTCCATCTTCGCCCACTGCGTTCATCTTACAGATGAAGAGATTGAACTAATGGGGGAGAAGAACGTAAATATCGCCCCCTGCACAGAGAGCAACCTTAAGCTTGTCAGCGGTTTTGCACCCCTTAAAAAGCTTATGGATGCTGGGGCAAACCTCACCATAGCCACGGACGGTGCCGCCAGCAATAACGATATAGACATGATCGGCGAGATGGCCACCACCGCAAAGGTGCATAAGGCGGTTAACCATGATGCAACGGCTTTCAGCGCAGAGACTGTTCTCAAAATGGCAACATCAAACGCCGCAAAGGGATTAGGACTTGGAAATACTGGCGAGCTGAAAGAGGGCTATAAGGCAGACTTCTTCGTGCTCAGCTTCGAGGATGCCGGAGTAACCCCTGTTTACAACCCGGTTTCCCATCTCGTCTATTCCGCAGGAAGGCATGATGTTACAGACACATATGTGAAAGGCAAACCGCTCATGGAGAACAGGCAGATCCTTGTGGCAGATGAGGAAGAGATTAAAAACAAAGCCCGCAGATGGGCAAAAAAGATAAAGGAAAGTAAGAACTGATGGATCCCAAAACCTATTCAAACCCTCTTAACGAAAGATACGCTAGCGAGGAGATGCTTTATATCTTCTCACCCCACAAGAAATTCACCACATGGCGCAAGCTCTGGATAGCTCTGGCAGAATCTGAGAAGGAGCTGGGGCTTGAGATAACAGATGAGCAGATCTCCGAGATGAAGGATAACATCGAGAACATCGATTTCGATTACGCCAAGGAGATGGAACGCAAGTTCCGCCACGATGTTATGGCCCATGTACACACCTACGGCAAGGCGTGCCCCAAGGCTATGCCTATCATACACCTCGGGGCAACCAGTGCGTATGTTGGTGATAACACGGATGTAATCGTTCTTCGTGAGGGGATGCAGGTTATCAGGCGAAAGCTTGCCGCTGTAATGAACAACCTGGCCCGCTTTGCGATGGAACATAAATCCATGCCTGCCCTCGGTTTCACCCATTTCCAACCCGCCCAGCTTACCACGGTGGGCAAACGTGCCTGTCTTTGGCTACAGGATATGATGCTTGATTTCGAAGCCCTAGATTTCGCCATAGACAACATACGATTCAGGGGCGTTAAGGGAACCACAGGAACCCAGGCAAGCTTTCTCCACCTTTTCGGCGGCGACCACGACAAGGTCCGCATGCTGGACAGGCTTGTCACCGATAAGATGGGGTTCGACAAGTTTCTCACCATCACAGGGCAGACATACACCAGAAAGCAGGATACAAGGGTGCTTTCCGCCCTCGCTTCCGTTGCCGAAACCGCCCATAAGATGGCCACCGACATCAGGCTCCTTGCCAACCTCAAGGAGGTCGAAGAGCCCTTTGAGAAGAACCAGATAGGCTCCAGCGCCATGGCGTATAAAAGAAACCCCATGCGAAGCGAGCGTGTCTGCTCACTTGCAAGGCATGTAATAACTCTCTCCATGAACCCCTACATGACCCACTCCACGCAGTGGTTTGAGCGTACCCTTGATGATTCCGCTAACCGTAGAATATCAAACTCAGAGGCGTTCCTTACCCTCGATGCGATACTCGAACTGCTGTACAATATCACCGACGGAATGGTCGTTTACGAAAAGATGATCCACAAGCGTGTTATGGAGGAGCTCCCCTTCATGGCAACGGAGAATATCATCATGGAATCGGTAAAACGTGGCGGAGATAGACAGGAGCTCCACGAGATCGTGCGCCAGTGCTCCATGGAAGCTGCAAAACAGGTTAAGATGGAAGGATTAGAAAACGACCTTTTGGACAGACTTGCCGCCCATGAGGATGTTCCTCTCACAAAAGATGAAATAGACGAATTGCTCGACCCTGTCAAATTTGTCGGCCGTGCACCGGAGCAAACAACTGAGTTCATAAATGAAGAGGTCAAACCCGTCCTCGAATGCTTTAAGGATGAACTCAAGCTCGATGTGGATATAAAGGTATAGGGATTATGACTAAGGGGAAATCTCTAAGGGAAACCTTCCCCTTAGAATCCCCTTTATTTTGCTTATGCAAAACTACATAAGCATTTAGAAATCTCCTCAAAATGTTTTTTTGAGGGGTGCGGGGAACTTTGTT encodes:
- a CDS encoding cytochrome ubiquinol oxidase subunit I; this encodes MDALMLSRLQFAMTAGFHFIFVPLTLGLVILVAIMQTIYVRTGDQDYLRMTKFWGKLFLINFAIGVVTGITLEFQFGMNWAEYSKYVGDIFGAPLAIEATVAFFLESTFLGVWIFGWKKVSKKAHLFAIWMVALGSNLSALWILIANGWMQHPVGYELRNGRAELVDFVAVIFSPYAWLKFFHTVSSGWVIGAFFVMGISAYHLLKKNEIQLFKKSMKIASVFGLLSAFAVFLIGDFHAAEVAKTQPSKFAAMESIWETQEGAPVIMFAVPDSENERNSVEILPLPKLASILAYHSPNAEVTGLKDIPKDERPPVGLTFFSFRIMVGLGTLFLLLTVLAYYYSRKGVIENKTLLLRVLLYSIPLPYIAAQVGWIVAEVGRQPWIVYGLMKTSDAVSVNITTSQVFLSLLGFLVFYGTLGVVDIYLLFKFARKGPEAPKNAQTAGEVQ
- a CDS encoding RrF2 family transcriptional regulator — its product is MSKKTEYALHTVLYLAYKERDAVQLEELAQRQNISKTYLAKVMQDLSREGIVSATPGVKGGYTLGRDASDITFADIFRIFEDGESTVACQYEQRDCDAVPGCAILVIVKNAFEKFYSDLAQTSIADLKGMAQEAPFSALWLKG
- a CDS encoding HAD family hydrolase; the encoded protein is MVETAVFDLDGTVLDTLNDIHESLMETLELNGRPTFDIDVTAGYVGNGLPKLLERAVGKEYYTEELLEHFRDVYNRRMVETTTYYSGVEEMLSVLKSMGIRLIVLSNKARIFTDGIITGLGADRYFDAWYGGDSFPEKKPSPLPLQVIMRRFASPIEKTVIIGDNYTDIESGHAAGVKTCFCEYGYGKLASVEPDYRASKPSDITLFVRDL
- a CDS encoding amidohydrolase family protein; amino-acid sequence: MNKIAVFADFIHYDSRIEENKYLLIDGEIIEGLADKAPDGYDIKEKKNAAIFPALINTHTHLPMSIFRGMADDLPLMDWLQNHIWPAETKWLSDEFVHDATLLSCMEMIRCGTSTAFDMYFFSGEIASALSMTGLKGVVGVGVLDFPTKFANNADEYIKKASDLYHRYKEHPDIDVSLCPHAPYTVSPENYLKCVDFCGKHDLVLHTHLAETAFEIGQIKEKYGKTPVEIMNESGAFDIRSIFAHCVHLTDEEIELMGEKNVNIAPCTESNLKLVSGFAPLKKLMDAGANLTIATDGAASNNDIDMIGEMATTAKVHKAVNHDATAFSAETVLKMATSNAAKGLGLGNTGELKEGYKADFFVLSFEDAGVTPVYNPVSHLVYSAGRHDVTDTYVKGKPLMENRQILVADEEEIKNKARRWAKKIKESKN
- the purB gene encoding adenylosuccinate lyase yields the protein MDPKTYSNPLNERYASEEMLYIFSPHKKFTTWRKLWIALAESEKELGLEITDEQISEMKDNIENIDFDYAKEMERKFRHDVMAHVHTYGKACPKAMPIIHLGATSAYVGDNTDVIVLREGMQVIRRKLAAVMNNLARFAMEHKSMPALGFTHFQPAQLTTVGKRACLWLQDMMLDFEALDFAIDNIRFRGVKGTTGTQASFLHLFGGDHDKVRMLDRLVTDKMGFDKFLTITGQTYTRKQDTRVLSALASVAETAHKMATDIRLLANLKEVEEPFEKNQIGSSAMAYKRNPMRSERVCSLARHVITLSMNPYMTHSTQWFERTLDDSANRRISNSEAFLTLDAILELLYNITDGMVVYEKMIHKRVMEELPFMATENIIMESVKRGGDRQELHEIVRQCSMEAAKQVKMEGLENDLLDRLAAHEDVPLTKDEIDELLDPVKFVGRAPEQTTEFINEEVKPVLECFKDELKLDVDIKV